In the Flavisolibacter tropicus genome, one interval contains:
- a CDS encoding NADPH-dependent F420 reductase encodes MQTKQTIAIIGATGNMGSAISKSLLKGNYRLLLKSGDQGKLNNLVKEIKSNNMAADVEAAPCPTEASWEADIIILAVPFEAEKEIAENIKEVANQKIVISIANPLNETYNGLVTAPGTSAAEELQKLLPNSKVIKAFNTTFAADFSTPVIDGKQVDAFIAGNDGDALESVKALVSLAGFNPIVAGDLSVSRTLEHMQLLLIQLGMKSNYNWLAGWKILHN; translated from the coding sequence ATGCAAACAAAACAAACCATAGCAATTATTGGAGCTACCGGCAATATGGGCTCTGCCATTTCCAAATCACTTTTAAAAGGCAACTATCGTTTGCTGCTAAAATCCGGCGACCAGGGCAAATTGAATAATCTGGTTAAAGAGATCAAAAGCAACAATATGGCAGCCGATGTGGAGGCAGCACCTTGTCCAACAGAAGCAAGCTGGGAAGCTGACATTATCATTCTTGCCGTTCCATTTGAAGCTGAAAAAGAAATTGCTGAAAACATCAAAGAAGTGGCCAATCAAAAAATCGTGATTTCCATTGCTAATCCACTAAATGAAACATACAATGGATTAGTAACGGCTCCTGGTACCAGCGCAGCGGAAGAGTTACAAAAACTACTTCCTAATTCAAAAGTTATAAAGGCTTTCAATACCACTTTCGCAGCTGACTTTTCCACTCCTGTCATTGATGGGAAGCAAGTGGATGCCTTTATAGCGGGTAATGATGGTGACGCTTTGGAATCAGTAAAAGCGCTAGTAAGTTTAGCAGGCTTTAATCCCATCGTTGCAGGCGATCTTTCTGTAAGTAGAACGCTGGAACATATGCAGCTCTTATTGATTCAACTGGGCATGAAATCTAATTACAACTGGCTGGCGGGCTGGAAAATCTTACACAACTAA
- a CDS encoding Crp/Fnr family transcriptional regulator, giving the protein MYNAFFQTLKNTVDFSEEDIVVIKNHLTPKKLRKKQYLLQEGDVCKFVAFVEKGVLRSYSIDEKGIEHIIQFALEGWLIADLYSFLTMEPATYTIDAIEDCELVLISKSAHEELLKTLPKYESWIRLQITGAYIALQKRLTSIISLTLEERYESFISLYPHIVQRVPQHMIASYMGLSPETLSRVRKRITSRK; this is encoded by the coding sequence ATGTACAATGCATTTTTTCAAACACTAAAAAACACCGTAGATTTTAGCGAGGAAGATATTGTCGTTATTAAAAATCATCTCACCCCCAAAAAGCTGCGCAAAAAACAATACCTACTACAGGAAGGCGATGTTTGCAAATTTGTTGCCTTTGTAGAGAAAGGCGTATTAAGATCCTACTCCATTGATGAAAAAGGTATAGAACATATCATTCAATTTGCATTGGAGGGATGGCTCATCGCTGATCTGTATAGTTTCTTAACCATGGAACCGGCCACCTACACAATAGATGCCATTGAAGATTGTGAGCTGGTTCTGATCAGCAAAAGCGCACATGAAGAATTATTAAAAACACTGCCCAAATATGAAAGCTGGATTCGCTTGCAGATTACAGGAGCATATATCGCCTTGCAAAAAAGGTTAACCTCCATTATTAGCCTTACACTTGAAGAAAGATATGAAAGCTTCATTTCACTTTACCCGCATATTGTTCAACGGGTGCCACAACATATGATTGCTTCTTACATGGGTTTAAGTCCGGAAACTTTAAGCCGGGTTAGAAAGAGGATCACGTCACGTAAGTAA
- a CDS encoding M20 metallopeptidase family protein: protein MTRILSTLLLTTTFFLLHAQGNQVTNATGPAWVKNIPTDDLIKWRRHIHENAEVSFKEESTSEYVESILKGFNNIKILKPAKTSVVGILKGAKPGKTVAFRADMDALPVQEETGLAFASKNENISHACGHDAHTAMLLATAATLSKMKDQIKGTVYFIFQHAEEQAPGGAKDIIKSGALKDVNAFFGMHVLPNFPAGHIGILPDGAASTMSDEFSLTVIGKGSHGSMPHLGIDPIVIAAEIVNALQTIVSRNVPPGEMAVVTIGKFQAGNAPNVIADKAELGATIRTTSDATRKLVETRIKSLIDNITKGYGATYNLDYKNNYPAVQNDPALNKMAKNSAVSAVGKSNVFDAPMMTASEDFSYYKQIAPEVFLTLGVGNGVANHNPAFNLDEKALQNGVKVQVQIILDYLNQ from the coding sequence ATGACCAGGATACTTAGTACACTTCTTCTGACGACAACGTTTTTTCTCCTGCACGCACAAGGAAATCAAGTTACGAATGCTACTGGACCGGCATGGGTCAAAAACATTCCAACCGATGACCTGATTAAATGGCGGCGACATATTCATGAAAATGCGGAAGTTTCATTTAAAGAAGAGAGCACAAGTGAATATGTTGAAAGCATTTTAAAAGGATTCAATAATATTAAAATTCTAAAACCTGCTAAAACAAGTGTAGTTGGTATTCTAAAGGGAGCAAAACCAGGAAAGACAGTTGCCTTCAGAGCCGATATGGACGCCTTACCTGTACAAGAGGAAACGGGTTTGGCATTTGCTTCCAAAAACGAAAACATAAGCCATGCCTGTGGTCACGATGCGCATACCGCCATGTTACTGGCTACTGCAGCTACATTATCAAAAATGAAAGACCAAATCAAAGGAACGGTTTACTTTATTTTTCAACATGCAGAAGAGCAAGCACCCGGGGGAGCTAAAGATATCATCAAATCCGGCGCGCTAAAAGATGTCAATGCTTTTTTCGGAATGCACGTTTTACCTAATTTCCCGGCAGGTCATATTGGTATCTTGCCAGATGGTGCCGCTTCAACAATGTCTGACGAATTCAGTTTGACAGTTATCGGAAAAGGTTCACATGGTTCAATGCCTCACCTTGGTATTGATCCTATTGTAATAGCTGCTGAAATTGTCAATGCATTGCAAACGATTGTTTCAAGAAATGTACCGCCCGGTGAAATGGCGGTTGTTACCATTGGTAAGTTCCAGGCTGGAAATGCGCCCAATGTGATTGCGGATAAGGCTGAATTAGGCGCCACTATCCGCACAACCTCAGATGCTACCAGAAAGTTAGTAGAAACCAGGATTAAATCTTTGATTGATAATATTACAAAGGGATATGGTGCAACTTACAACTTGGATTACAAGAACAACTATCCTGCTGTTCAAAATGATCCAGCCTTAAATAAAATGGCAAAGAATAGCGCGGTTTCAGCAGTTGGGAAAAGTAATGTATTTGACGCGCCCATGATGACGGCCAGTGAAGACTTTTCTTATTATAAACAAATAGCACCAGAAGTTTTTCTCACGCTGGGTGTAGGCAATGGCGTTGCAAACCATAATCCGGCATTCAATCTGGACGAGAAGGCTTTGCAAAACGGTGTGAAAGTACAGGTACAGATTATTTTAGATTACCTGAACCAGTAA
- a CDS encoding ester cyclase: MKKEKTVAKVFEVSIGFVTLLACTGCSNNRTDNTSATTDSNRMNKPASTAGVNDETVVKNLAKFDTLDYIVFSRRDWDRFHESHSPNIKVYFPDGHMTKGFDVHIKDMDAMFVYAPDTRITAHPIKIGSGNITAVTGVMEGTFTKPMPMGNGKFIQPAGKAFKIPMSSFGVWQNGVMVEEYLYWDNKTYMQQMGIGQ; this comes from the coding sequence ATGAAAAAGGAAAAAACAGTTGCTAAAGTCTTTGAAGTATCAATAGGCTTTGTAACACTATTGGCTTGCACAGGTTGTAGTAACAATAGGACCGATAATACCTCTGCTACCACAGATAGCAACCGAATGAATAAACCAGCCTCAACAGCGGGCGTAAACGATGAAACAGTTGTAAAAAATCTTGCAAAGTTTGACACGTTAGACTATATTGTTTTCTCGCGTCGCGATTGGGACAGGTTTCATGAAAGCCATAGCCCAAACATTAAAGTTTATTTTCCCGATGGTCATATGACAAAGGGTTTTGATGTGCATATCAAAGACATGGACGCTATGTTTGTGTATGCACCAGATACCCGAATTACAGCACACCCTATTAAAATAGGCAGTGGAAATATTACGGCTGTTACAGGCGTTATGGAAGGCACTTTTACTAAGCCAATGCCGATGGGTAATGGAAAATTTATTCAACCAGCGGGTAAGGCCTTTAAAATTCCAATGTCATCTTTTGGAGTTTGGCAGAATGGTGTGATGGTGGAAGAGTATTTATACTGGGACAACAAGACATACATGCAACAAATGGGCATTGGCCAATAA
- a CDS encoding carboxymuconolactone decarboxylase family protein — protein MMLNWTEYQKQIAANNAQIGRINHEILKGYRGLSEAGNATNLLGAKVRELIALAVAVTRQCDGCIITHTDAAIKQGATSEEIVEALSVAVAVNAGAALIFSSRVMDAFNAKATDNK, from the coding sequence ATGATGCTTAATTGGACCGAATACCAGAAACAAATAGCTGCAAACAATGCACAGATCGGAAGGATCAATCATGAAATTTTAAAAGGGTACCGGGGATTGAGCGAAGCCGGAAACGCTACAAACCTATTGGGGGCAAAAGTGCGTGAACTGATTGCCCTGGCTGTGGCCGTAACCCGGCAATGTGATGGTTGTATTATCACTCATACGGATGCTGCTATAAAGCAAGGCGCTACAAGTGAAGAGATTGTAGAAGCATTAAGTGTTGCCGTGGCTGTAAACGCCGGAGCAGCTCTAATATTTTCATCCCGGGTAATGGATGCCTTCAATGCAAAGGCAACAGATAATAAGTAA
- a CDS encoding phosphoribosylpyrophosphate synthetase: MKPYTTLSETMNALRQQGYTEDFNLLQNCLECRNGQFKVFAEDFKVDNYFRFEGESNPDDSAILYAISSDRYGLKGVLVNAYGIYSEPLTDEMLEKLDVRK, encoded by the coding sequence ATGAAACCCTACACTACACTTTCTGAAACCATGAATGCTCTTCGCCAGCAGGGATATACAGAAGATTTTAACCTGCTACAAAACTGTCTGGAGTGTCGTAACGGACAGTTCAAAGTATTTGCAGAAGATTTCAAGGTAGACAATTACTTCCGGTTTGAAGGCGAAAGCAATCCTGATGACTCAGCCATACTCTATGCCATTTCATCTGACCGTTACGGGTTAAAAGGTGTACTGGTAAATGCTTATGGTATTTATAGCGAACCGTTGACAGATGAAATGCTGGAGAAGCTGGATGTAAGAAAGTAA